In Solobacterium moorei, a single genomic region encodes these proteins:
- a CDS encoding tyrosine-type recombinase/integrase — protein MARKGENIYKRKDGRWEGRYIKSRSSTGKANYGYVYAKSYREVKAKLISQSSCTSNSVTVDPEISSDQFEQVAMEWFQAICPKVKESTSNKYRNLLSSYILPVFGSKQLRDITHEFIETQCNFFLVSGGLKENGLSSKTVSDILSLIRNVLQFATRNGKAISCDARSIQIKRQTKEMRVLSRAEQEKLCQYLYSNLDSCNIGILVCLFTGLRVGEICALRWEDVSFSDYTIHVHQTLQRIQDRTNSEYKTRIVVTTPKSACSIRTIPVPHGLMTILTAHKASSTGYILTNSDQNPLEPRTMQNHFKKVLKNSGITSANYHSLRHTFATRCIELGFDVKSLSEILGHASVNITMNRYVHPSMDLKRENMQRLSDLLAVK, from the coding sequence ATGGCACGAAAAGGAGAAAATATTTACAAAAGGAAAGACGGCAGATGGGAAGGAAGATACATTAAGTCCCGATCTTCTACAGGCAAAGCCAATTACGGTTATGTTTATGCAAAGTCATATCGAGAAGTCAAGGCAAAACTTATCAGTCAAAGTTCGTGCACGAGTAATTCTGTCACTGTCGATCCAGAAATTAGCTCAGATCAATTTGAACAGGTTGCTATGGAATGGTTTCAAGCTATATGTCCTAAAGTGAAGGAATCTACAAGCAACAAATATAGGAATCTTCTCAGCTCGTATATACTTCCTGTGTTCGGAAGCAAACAATTGCGTGATATAACACACGAGTTTATTGAAACGCAGTGTAATTTTTTCCTTGTTTCTGGTGGATTAAAGGAGAATGGACTTTCCTCTAAAACTGTTTCAGATATTTTATCTCTAATTCGAAATGTCTTACAATTTGCCACCCGAAACGGGAAAGCCATTTCTTGTGACGCACGATCTATACAGATAAAACGTCAAACGAAGGAAATGAGAGTTTTGAGTCGTGCTGAACAGGAAAAATTATGCCAATACTTGTATTCTAATCTTGATTCCTGCAATATTGGTATATTAGTATGTTTATTCACTGGTCTCAGAGTAGGTGAAATTTGTGCGTTACGATGGGAAGATGTTTCATTCTCAGATTACACAATCCACGTGCATCAAACGCTCCAGAGAATCCAAGATAGAACCAACAGTGAATACAAGACAAGGATTGTTGTTACCACACCAAAAAGTGCTTGCTCCATCCGTACTATTCCAGTACCCCATGGCTTAATGACTATTCTTACAGCACACAAAGCTTCTTCTACTGGCTACATCCTAACCAATAGCGATCAGAATCCATTAGAACCAAGAACCATGCAAAATCATTTTAAGAAGGTATTGAAAAACAGCGGAATCACCTCCGCAAATTATCACTCGTTACGTCATACATTTGCTACAAGGTGCATAGAGCTTGGATTCGATGTAAAAAGTCTCAGCGAAATATTGGGTCATGCCAGCGTGAATATTACAATGAATCGCTATGTACACCCATCCATGGATTTAAAAAGAGAAAATATGCAACGGCTTTCTGATTTATTAGCCGTCAAATAA
- a CDS encoding helix-turn-helix domain-containing protein — MIQFVGRDAYKQFWNFSKDEKENLATQLAIELPALRGKVGASQEEIASAVGISRQTYSAYENRTRPIPWSLYLALLFYFDYIPSTHYMIRQLELFPNELDECWLAGRVFIEEEK; from the coding sequence TTGATTCAATTTGTAGGGCGAGATGCTTATAAGCAGTTTTGGAATTTTAGTAAAGATGAGAAAGAGAACTTGGCCACTCAATTGGCGATTGAGTTACCCGCACTCAGAGGAAAAGTTGGTGCATCACAAGAAGAAATTGCTTCGGCTGTTGGTATTTCACGACAAACTTATAGTGCCTACGAAAATCGGACACGCCCAATTCCATGGAGTTTATATCTAGCACTATTGTTTTATTTTGATTACATTCCAAGTACACATTATATGATTCGCCAGCTTGAATTATTCCCAAATGAATTAGACGAATGTTGGTTAGCTGGTAGAGTTTTTATTGAGGAAGAAAAATGA
- the erm(B) gene encoding 23S rRNA (adenine(2058)-N(6))-methyltransferase Erm(B) — MFTANKKGYYMNKNIKYSQNFLTSEKVLNQIIKQLNLKETDTVYEIGTGKGHLTTKLAKISKQVTSIELDSHLFNLSSEKLKLNTRVTLIHQDILQFQFPNKQRYKIVGSIPYHLSTQIIKKVVFESHASDIYLIVEEGFYKRTLDIHRTLGLLLHTQVSIQQLLKLPAECFHPKPKVNSVLIKLTRHTTDVPDKYWKLYTYFVSKWVNREYRQLFTKNQFHQAMKHAKVNNLSTVTYEQVLSIFNSYLLFNGRK, encoded by the coding sequence ATATTCACAGCAAATAAAAAGGGATATTACATGAACAAAAATATAAAATATTCTCAAAACTTTTTAACGAGTGAAAAAGTACTCAACCAAATAATAAAACAATTGAATTTAAAAGAAACCGATACCGTTTACGAAATTGGAACAGGTAAAGGGCATTTAACGACGAAACTGGCTAAAATAAGTAAACAGGTAACGTCTATTGAATTAGACAGTCATCTATTCAACTTATCGTCAGAAAAATTAAAACTGAATACTCGTGTCACTTTAATTCACCAAGATATTCTACAGTTTCAATTCCCTAACAAACAGAGGTATAAAATTGTTGGGAGTATTCCTTACCATTTAAGCACACAAATTATTAAAAAAGTGGTTTTTGAAAGCCATGCGTCTGACATCTATCTGATTGTTGAAGAAGGATTCTACAAGCGTACCTTGGATATTCACCGAACACTAGGGTTGCTCTTGCACACTCAAGTCTCGATTCAGCAATTGCTTAAGCTGCCAGCGGAATGCTTTCATCCTAAACCAAAAGTAAACAGTGTCTTAATAAAACTTACCCGCCATACCACAGATGTTCCAGATAAATATTGGAAGCTATATACGTACTTTGTTTCAAAATGGGTCAATCGAGAATATCGTCAACTGTTTACTAAAAATCAGTTTCATCAAGCAATGAAACACGCCAAAGTAAACAATTTAAGTACCGTTACTTATGAGCAAGTATTGTCTATTTTTAATAGTTATCTATTATTTAACGGGAGGAAATAA
- a CDS encoding AAA family ATPase — protein sequence MNQGRIIVITGSPGTGKTTTASIVAKESDMDKSVHMHTDDFFHYLSKGAIPPHLPESNKQNLVVIEAFLEAAKRYARGGYDVIVDGIVGPWFLEPWKALAQEDYEVHYIVLRASKKETMKRAVERSKLDRKTNIELVETMWEQFSGLGIYESNVIDTTTFTIKDTVSAIKERVACGTSLLS from the coding sequence ATGAATCAAGGAAGAATTATTGTGATTACAGGCTCACCGGGGACAGGAAAAACAACAACTGCGTCAATTGTCGCAAAGGAATCAGATATGGATAAATCAGTGCATATGCACACCGATGACTTTTTTCATTACTTAAGCAAAGGCGCAATACCACCACATTTGCCAGAATCCAACAAGCAAAATCTGGTTGTCATTGAAGCCTTTTTAGAAGCTGCAAAGCGATATGCTCGTGGCGGATATGATGTAATTGTAGATGGGATTGTCGGGCCATGGTTTTTGGAGCCATGGAAAGCTCTTGCCCAAGAAGATTACGAGGTACACTATATTGTATTAAGAGCGAGTAAAAAAGAAACTATGAAGCGAGCTGTGGAACGCTCAAAATTAGATAGAAAAACAAATATTGAATTAGTGGAAACAATGTGGGAGCAATTTTCCGGTTTGGGGATATATGAATCAAATGTCATAGACACAACTACATTCACAATTAAAGATACGGTTTCCGCAATAAAAGAAAGAGTTGCATGTGGGACGTCTTTACTATCTTAG